The genomic segment GAGCCTTTAAAATCTAAAGATTTTGAGAACCCCGAggctttaaaattttaagaaatgTCAGGAGAATTTGCCTATATGTAAGGAATATGCGTTGTACTGAAAACTCgtttaaaatatttgcaaaatggATGTGGTTAATCGATCCCTCCTTTTGGGAAAATTTGTGCACACTCTTCTTACCCCTTAATTCTTAATTCTGGACGGGGGTACCATTTTCATTGGCGAGCATGAGTGTCTCAGCTAACAATATAGTGcatgtttagtattgatcttctGGTTGAGCTGATTCATTTGGTGAATGTTGGCATCAGACAAGTGTGATTGAAAAAGGAATAGAGTGAGATCTGCTTATATCTGTTGGGAAGCGAGTGCCAATATTGGTGTACGAGGATTTGCAATAACTTGTCTCATGTAATAGAGAATATGGTCGTGTGTGTGCGAGTAGCAAGACAAATTTCATGACCGTTAAAAATTAATTCAGTACCAAAAACCGCGAACCTAACATGCGACTGTTGTATAAACTGTGAATATCTTCCAAAGTTGGTGCATGACTATGCAATCTTGCCTACACAACTTATCTCTTACGTGTTGAAAATGTCTTCTGAACTACTGTTTTTTGTTCTCATATCCAGGAGTGGAATACTCCAAAGCCTATGCACTCTCGCTTACTCAAGAGTGCTCTACAGCGTGAAACTGTGAGTATGATTTCACTTAATTGTGATCtgacttgaaataaaaaaaatattttgcggAATTATGTTTTATAATCTGTTCATATTCTTGTTTTATTGTAGTCTGATGAACTACAAGCTGACCTGTGGCTGCCTTTGCCTCGTCCAGAATGGAAAACCTGTGCTCAGCACGGCTTCACCTCCAGTAAGTAAAAACAAATGTGGCTctcaattttctttttttttttcattctttTGGAACTTACAATTAGAAGAGGTGGGTGAAAAATGATATCTTCTCTTAATCAAGTTTCAACTATTTGTGCcaaataatgaaatttaaatttgttAAAGTGTGCATTATACAGTTCACAATTTGTACCTCGTTTACTGATTAGCTATCTGGTTTCAGCAGAATTGCCTAAGAAAACTCAAGGATATATACAGTTATTTCTTGATGGAGGACTAAACCAGCAGAGAATGGGTGTAAGCTCATCTGTTTATTATATATGATAATTAAGCATATATAACAATGATTATAATAAGCTTATTCACTAATATGTTTACTTTTGTTTATATAGATCTGTGATGCAGTTGCAGTTGCCAAGATTTTGAATGCTACTCTTATAATTCCTTATCTGGAAGTAAATTCTGTCTGGCAAGATTCAAGGTACTCCTTAGAAGTCTATGCTATACTATGTTTGTTTTAAAAGAATATTgttctcttttatttttcttgttgGAGGTGTACTTAAAATGAGACCGTCTCCATTTTTCTATTGCAGCACTTTCATGGATATTTTCGACGTGGAACATTTTATTGATACATTGAAAGATGACATATCTATAGTCAGAGAGTTGCCTGCTGAATATTTTTGGAGCACAAGGGAGTATTATGCTACAGCTATTCGAGCTACGAGAGTAAAAACAGCACCTGTACATGCTTCAGCAAATTGGTATCTAGAGAATGTTTTGCCTCTCCTGCAAAGGTCGGTCGATATGATAATTTTTTCTGTCTTTTgacaatttattggtccattgTTTTTGGCATTGTGATCCTTACTTCTTATTCAAATTGGCCTTCTATCTTCCATGTAATTTTAGTGGGCTTATTTTCAAATGTATACCAGAAAAGTTCATTTTGTCCCTGGAAACTAGAGTGACATCCCGATTTTATACAACATATTCGAATACTGTTTAAGAATGTGTCACTACTTTGGAGTTCATTGAACTAAAGTTTCATGACTATGTCAGATTAACACTGAGAAGACTAATTTACGAGTTTGCTAGAAAGTTAACCTTGTCAAGTTCTAAGCTCTGATTTTTGTGGTTCAGTTATGGAATTGCTGCAATTGCGCCATTTTCTCACCGTTTGGATTTTGACAACATGCCTGCTGACATTCAACGACTACGATGCAAAGTCAACTTTCAAGCTTTAGTTTTTGTACCTCACATCAGAGCTCTTGGAGATATGCTTGTTAGTCGCCTCAGATATCCTCCTGGCCCCAGTGAAGTTACTGGCACCAACTACATTAGGGAGTTCAACGATCCCAAGTACAAGCAAGAGGCTGGAAAGTTTGTTGTCCTCCACCTTCGTTTCGACAAGGTATATTTGCTTGTTCTAGTCAATATTTAACGCACCTAATCCTTATTCTGTGATATGCTACGGGAGTGTCAAATTCGTTTGTTTTCTCAGGATATGGCTGCTCATTCGGCTTGTGATTTTGGTGGAGGTAAGGCTGAAAAATTGGCTCTGGCTAAGTATCGACAAGTTATTTGGCAAGGAAGGGTGTTAAATTCTCAGTTCACTGATGAGGAGTTAAGGAGTCAAGGCCGGTGCCCGTTGACTCCTGAAGAAATTGGATTGCTTTTGGCAGCCCTTGGATTTGATAACAGCACTCGTTTGTATCTTGCTTCGCACAAGGTTTTACTGAGTTGTTTTATTTCCACAggtgattatatatgaatattcaTAATTGAATCTTTTCTTGAATAAAGGTTTATGGTGGGGAAGCCAGGATCTCGACTTTGCGAAGTTTATTTCCTCTGATGGAAGACAAGAAGAGCCTTGCTTCTTCAGAAGAAAGAGCTCAAATTAAAGGAAAAGCTTCTTTATTGGCAGCAGTTGATTACTATGTCAGTATGCACAGTGATATTTTCATTTCCGCTTCTCCAGGAAATATGCACAATGCTATGGTAAGTTCGTTAAGTTATCTATTTTCTTGATTCTGTGTGTGAAACAAAAGAGCTtgaacataaaatggatcaaattTTTAAGTTTCCATCGTTCCGTGGTAACATTTGGTTTGTTTTACTTGACTCAGGAAACTTTTATCGTAATGCTCTCGCAATAATTCTTCTGCATTCATTCTCGACTTCTCGTTGAATGATTTTCGCATCAAAATCTTAAGTTACATGATATTAAATCTCTCTTCCAATACCAGGTTGGCCATCGAACTTACCATAATATGAAGACCATAAGGCCAAACATGGCATTGTTAGGGCAGCTTTTCTTGAACAAAAGCTTGACTTGGCCAGAATTCCAGGAGGCTGTCATTGAAGGGCACCGATCCAGGCAAGGGCAACTCAGATTACGCAAATCAGAACAATCTATATACACGTATCCCGCTCCCGACTGTATGTGCAATGCTTGAGTTATCGCGTGTGGCAGATATTTATGGCTTGTACTATTTAAATAAGTTTTATGCCCCTTTCTGTTTGGCCATAGAGCTCTGGGAATTCATCAGCATTTCAAATCTTCTACAGCATTTGGTGCTACAAAATGTTGTTTATTTGCACT from the Primulina eburnea isolate SZY01 chromosome 3, ASM2296580v1, whole genome shotgun sequence genome contains:
- the LOC140826331 gene encoding O-fucosyltransferase 39-like isoform X1, whose protein sequence is MRPQIRSLSHSTRGGAMAAALVLLLPLLFPSLFTPFSHALPSALSEWNTPKPMHSRLLKSALQRETSDELQADLWLPLPRPEWKTCAQHGFTSTELPKKTQGYIQLFLDGGLNQQRMGICDAVAVAKILNATLIIPYLEVNSVWQDSSTFMDIFDVEHFIDTLKDDISIVRELPAEYFWSTREYYATAIRATRVKTAPVHASANWYLENVLPLLQSYGIAAIAPFSHRLDFDNMPADIQRLRCKVNFQALVFVPHIRALGDMLVSRLRYPPGPSEVTGTNYIREFNDPKYKQEAGKFVVLHLRFDKDMAAHSACDFGGGKAEKLALAKYRQVIWQGRVLNSQFTDEELRSQGRCPLTPEEIGLLLAALGFDNSTRLYLASHKVYGGEARISTLRSLFPLMEDKKSLASSEERAQIKGKASLLAAVDYYVSMHSDIFISASPGNMHNAMVGHRTYHNMKTIRPNMALLGQLFLNKSLTWPEFQEAVIEGHRSRQGQLRLRKSEQSIYTYPAPDCMCNA
- the LOC140826331 gene encoding O-fucosyltransferase 39-like isoform X2 → MRPQIRSLSHSTRGGAMAAALVLLLPLLFPSLFTPFSHALPSALSEWNTPKPMHSRLLKSALQRETSDELQADLWLPLPRPEWKTCAQHGFTSKLPKKTQGYIQLFLDGGLNQQRMGICDAVAVAKILNATLIIPYLEVNSVWQDSSTFMDIFDVEHFIDTLKDDISIVRELPAEYFWSTREYYATAIRATRVKTAPVHASANWYLENVLPLLQSYGIAAIAPFSHRLDFDNMPADIQRLRCKVNFQALVFVPHIRALGDMLVSRLRYPPGPSEVTGTNYIREFNDPKYKQEAGKFVVLHLRFDKDMAAHSACDFGGGKAEKLALAKYRQVIWQGRVLNSQFTDEELRSQGRCPLTPEEIGLLLAALGFDNSTRLYLASHKVYGGEARISTLRSLFPLMEDKKSLASSEERAQIKGKASLLAAVDYYVSMHSDIFISASPGNMHNAMVGHRTYHNMKTIRPNMALLGQLFLNKSLTWPEFQEAVIEGHRSRQGQLRLRKSEQSIYTYPAPDCMCNA